A single window of Mycobacterium sp. ITM-2016-00318 DNA harbors:
- a CDS encoding acyl-CoA dehydrogenase family protein: MDFNLSKEQELLRDGLTKFLSTRYDLEKSRSAAKTGAGWQPEIWRSFADELGILGATFGEDVGGIGGGPVELMVITEALGHALVVEPYVDVVVVCGGLLQRAGGQRATSLLEEVVAGTAIVALAAGEAESGDRWQDAATTAERDGDGWVLNGGKTMAMTAPLATHLLVTATTPEGLSLFLVDLKSVTAGLSLAGYRTVDDRRAADLVLEGLLLPADALLGKEGQAWPSLEQARDEGAAAVCSEAVGCMRKVLADTVEYCKQRQQFGVPIGSFQVLQHRMVDMHIEVEQAFAAVLLAVLHLEDEPALRARSVSAAKATVGRAARFVGQQAVQLHGGMGMTEELAIGHYFKRLTAMQFEFGTTDHHIGRYAALSRLDAPA, encoded by the coding sequence ATGGACTTCAACCTGAGCAAGGAACAGGAACTACTCCGGGACGGGCTGACGAAGTTTCTGTCCACCCGTTACGACCTCGAGAAGAGCCGCTCAGCGGCCAAGACGGGCGCAGGCTGGCAGCCCGAGATCTGGCGGTCATTCGCCGACGAACTCGGGATCCTCGGCGCCACCTTCGGTGAGGACGTCGGCGGAATAGGCGGCGGCCCAGTCGAACTCATGGTCATCACCGAGGCGCTGGGCCACGCTCTCGTGGTCGAGCCCTACGTCGACGTGGTTGTCGTCTGCGGCGGCCTTCTGCAACGAGCGGGAGGCCAGAGGGCCACGTCGTTGCTCGAGGAGGTCGTGGCCGGAACCGCGATCGTCGCGCTGGCCGCGGGCGAGGCCGAGTCAGGCGACCGGTGGCAGGACGCCGCTACCACCGCGGAGCGCGATGGCGATGGCTGGGTCCTCAACGGCGGCAAGACAATGGCGATGACAGCGCCGCTGGCCACACATCTACTGGTCACCGCCACCACACCCGAAGGTCTCTCGCTGTTCCTCGTCGATCTGAAATCGGTGACGGCAGGTTTGTCGCTCGCCGGCTATCGGACCGTCGACGACCGGCGCGCTGCCGACCTTGTTCTCGAAGGCCTGCTTCTGCCCGCGGACGCACTGCTCGGAAAAGAGGGGCAGGCGTGGCCGTCACTGGAGCAAGCGCGCGACGAAGGCGCAGCCGCCGTCTGTTCGGAAGCCGTCGGGTGCATGCGGAAGGTGTTGGCCGACACCGTCGAGTACTGCAAGCAACGCCAGCAGTTCGGGGTGCCGATCGGCAGCTTCCAGGTGCTGCAGCACCGGATGGTCGACATGCACATCGAGGTGGAGCAGGCGTTCGCCGCGGTTCTGCTCGCCGTCCTGCACCTCGAGGACGAGCCTGCCCTGCGTGCGCGTTCGGTGTCGGCAGCCAAGGCGACCGTCGGCCGGGCGGCACGTTTCGTCGGTCAGCAGGCCGTGCAGCTGCACGGCGGAATGGGAATGACCGAGGAGCTGGCCATCGGCCACTACTTCAAGCGGCTGACGGCGATGCAATTCGAGTTCGGCACCACCGATCACCACATCGGGCGGTACGCGGCACTGTCGCGGCTCGACGCACCTGCTTGA